One genomic segment of bacterium includes these proteins:
- a CDS encoding ABC transporter permease, translating into MQGPHLFALAWRNLWRQRRRTLLTLSSIALGTFFAWMFTGLGDANWRQMIDLAARMGGGHVTLQHVEYLESPTLSRSVPDAGLLAGLAADDPEVKRVVTRISGNMILASAAQSQGAAFIAFDSASEDADTLSVLEAIEVGEPWTEAQQGGVVLGAKLAERLHVGVGNKVVYTLTDKHGEIVQEAVRVSGLLRTGAPTVDSRLVLLPIGDVRAALGYSEGEAGQVAVFLRDQRGADRVAARLGQRIAAQNRADVSAIPWHRLQPELASFIAMKVGGTWVMEVIIMLLVAAGIFNTIFVSVMERMREFGILRAIGWSPGQLGRLVMAESTWLALAGMVAAVLVTAWPYWYLNTVGFDLMAAAGVGADAEVAGIAMTSMMYVDIYPENALLIAGACVLATLLAGVYPAWKAGHVDPAETIRLV; encoded by the coding sequence TTGTCGTCCATTGCACTCGGGACGTTCTTTGCCTGGATGTTCACCGGGCTCGGCGATGCGAACTGGCGCCAGATGATCGATCTGGCCGCACGGATGGGCGGCGGCCATGTGACGCTCCAGCACGTCGAGTACCTGGAATCGCCGACCCTCTCGCGCAGTGTTCCGGATGCCGGTCTCCTGGCGGGGCTGGCTGCGGACGATCCGGAAGTGAAGCGGGTGGTGACGCGCATCTCCGGCAACATGATCCTGGCTTCTGCCGCCCAGAGTCAGGGCGCAGCCTTCATCGCATTCGATTCAGCGAGCGAGGATGCGGACACGCTCTCCGTTCTCGAGGCCATCGAGGTAGGGGAGCCGTGGACCGAGGCTCAGCAAGGCGGGGTCGTGCTTGGCGCCAAGTTGGCAGAGCGCCTCCACGTCGGCGTTGGGAACAAGGTGGTCTACACGCTGACGGACAAGCACGGTGAGATCGTCCAGGAGGCCGTGCGCGTCAGCGGTCTGCTCCGGACCGGCGCTCCGACGGTGGACAGCCGTTTGGTGTTGCTTCCCATCGGGGATGTGCGCGCCGCCCTGGGCTACTCGGAGGGGGAAGCGGGACAAGTGGCCGTCTTCCTCCGAGACCAACGGGGGGCCGACCGGGTCGCCGCCCGACTTGGCCAGCGGATCGCAGCACAGAATCGAGCCGATGTGTCTGCCATCCCCTGGCATCGGCTTCAACCGGAGTTGGCCAGTTTCATCGCGATGAAGGTAGGCGGCACCTGGGTGATGGAGGTGATCATCATGCTGCTGGTGGCGGCGGGCATCTTCAACACGATCTTCGTCAGCGTGATGGAACGGATGCGCGAGTTCGGGATCTTGCGCGCGATTGGCTGGAGTCCCGGGCAATTGGGACGCCTCGTGATGGCGGAGAGCACGTGGCTTGCGCTGGCTGGCATGGTCGCGGCTGTCCTCGTCACCGCCTGGCCGTATTGGTACCTGAACACCGTTGGCTTCGATTTGATGGCCGCCGCCGGTGTGGGAGCGGATGCCGAGGTGGCGGGCATTGCGATGACGAGCATGATGTACGTCGATATCTATCCAGAGAACGCGTTGCTGATCGCCGGCGCCTGTGTTCTGGCGACGCTGCTCGCCGGCGTCTACCCGGCCTGGAAGGCGGGCCATGTCGACCCAGCCGAGACGATTCGTCTGGTCTAG